One window from the genome of Leptospira wolffii serovar Khorat str. Khorat-H2 encodes:
- a CDS encoding SDR family NAD(P)-dependent oxidoreductase yields the protein MKIAIVTGGSNGIGKSTALILGKRGIGVILTYRSDKKGAEEVVREIEGEGGKAVALHLDLGQKSSFASFTESVKKVLEKVWNRKTFDYLVNNGGVGGGMPFAEMSEEYFDQILNTNFKGPFFLTQNLIEILEDGGRIVNTSSSSSKGSFPGFSAYGASKAAFTSWTRYLAKELSPRRIRVNSVSPGPVHTNLGGGAFDKHPEFIQPLADQTALGRIGAPQDIAHVIVQLLSDDFGWITAQDIEVSGGFLL from the coding sequence ATGAAAATTGCAATCGTCACAGGCGGCAGTAACGGAATAGGAAAAAGCACGGCGCTCATACTCGGAAAACGCGGAATAGGCGTGATACTCACTTATCGTTCGGATAAGAAGGGAGCGGAAGAGGTCGTCCGAGAAATCGAAGGAGAAGGCGGAAAGGCCGTTGCACTGCACCTGGATCTGGGCCAAAAGTCCAGCTTCGCAAGTTTTACGGAGTCGGTGAAAAAAGTTTTAGAGAAGGTTTGGAATAGAAAGACATTCGACTACCTTGTGAACAACGGAGGAGTGGGAGGAGGAATGCCCTTCGCGGAGATGAGCGAAGAATACTTCGATCAAATCCTAAATACAAATTTCAAGGGCCCATTTTTCCTAACGCAGAATTTGATAGAGATCTTGGAAGACGGGGGAAGAATCGTGAATACCTCCAGCTCTTCCAGCAAAGGTTCTTTTCCCGGTTTCTCGGCTTACGGTGCCTCCAAGGCGGCTTTCACTTCTTGGACTCGCTATTTGGCAAAAGAACTTTCTCCAAGAAGGATTCGAGTCAACTCAGTCTCTCCCGGTCCGGTTCATACCAATTTGGGAGGAGGAGCCTTCGACAAGCATCCGGAGTTTATCCAACCTCTCGCGGACCAAACGGCCCTGGGTAGGATCGGCGCCCCCCAAGACATCGCACATGTCATCGTCCAACTACTCTCCGACGATTTCGGTTGGATCACTGCACAAGACATAGAAGTGTCCGGAGGTTTCTTGCTTTAA
- a CDS encoding AraC family transcriptional regulator — protein sequence MEDIIREIAELTIHAGTEPTETELPGVWIIKGEVPQHQLAAVYQPMIGFIVRGGKTISIGDQTLHMKAPSYFIIPTEMPASGKVEQGKNGLPYVSVALYLNQESILSLMQDLPDDQWERKSSGEFSNCDLDRDLAEAWLRMLRLLHTPEHIAALFPVYEREILYRTILGPQGWRLRQLCFASGKAPRIHQSIRWIRENFKKPLDIGRIAAKSGLAVTTFHRQFKDITGISPIQFQKQLRLLEARKLLVYSGSSVLEAAYEVGYESPSQFNREYSRFFGESPARDASRLRKLG from the coding sequence ATGGAAGATATTATACGAGAAATCGCCGAACTTACGATACATGCGGGCACGGAACCCACGGAAACGGAACTACCCGGAGTATGGATCATAAAGGGGGAGGTTCCTCAGCACCAGCTTGCGGCCGTTTACCAACCTATGATCGGATTTATCGTTCGGGGAGGAAAAACGATCTCCATCGGAGACCAGACCCTACATATGAAAGCGCCGTCTTATTTCATCATTCCCACGGAAATGCCCGCTTCTGGAAAAGTGGAACAGGGGAAGAATGGACTCCCTTATGTATCCGTGGCCTTGTATTTGAACCAAGAATCTATCCTAAGTTTGATGCAGGATTTACCCGACGATCAATGGGAAAGAAAGAGTTCCGGAGAATTTTCCAATTGCGATCTGGATCGGGATCTGGCGGAAGCCTGGTTACGTATGTTACGACTTTTGCATACACCGGAGCATATTGCCGCTCTTTTTCCTGTCTACGAAAGAGAGATACTGTATCGAACCATACTCGGGCCCCAGGGTTGGCGTCTCAGACAACTTTGTTTTGCTAGCGGAAAAGCGCCAAGAATCCATCAAAGCATCCGGTGGATCCGGGAGAATTTCAAAAAACCGCTGGATATCGGTCGGATCGCAGCTAAATCCGGTCTCGCTGTCACCACTTTTCACAGACAATTCAAAGACATTACGGGTATCAGTCCCATCCAATTCCAAAAGCAACTCAGATTGCTGGAAGCGAGAAAGCTTCTCGTGTATAGCGGCTCTTCCGTATTAGAGGCGGCCTATGAAGTAGGCTATGAGAGTCCATCCCAGTTCAATCGAGAATATTCGCGGTTTTTCGGAGAATCACCCGCGAGAGATGCTTCTAGATTGCGGAAGTTAGGATGA